The DNA region CCAAACTGGtccaacaataaaaaataaaaaaactactaaCGTAATGGCAACAAAATGCTGTGGTTTTAAGATACTATGTTGCGTAAGTATGTTATTTTGTCGGTTTCTGAAGACGTGAGTCATGTGCACGCTTCTTATTAGCGTGGGCCCGCTGTTGTTGCGCATCGAGGTCGACAGTGAAGTATCCTGACATGCTTTTGTGGGTtgggttttttttaaataccattttGAACTACAGTTTGtcatgctttatatatatttaaatgtctttaaaaatgatttaaaccacatttattttatcttgttttgtATCACACACAGTGGCTTCCTTAAAATGAAATATGTGTTGGTTTTAATCTAAAGGCAGCAGAAGGGATAGTGTGTGACAGGAGACTCGGGGGCTGACAGCGGGATGGCCCACTTTGACACAGAGTACCAGCGCCTGGAGGCGTCCTACAGTGACTCTCCTCCCGGTGAAGAGAATCTGCTGGTGCATGTTCCAGAGGGATCCAAATGTAAGATTTAAGGCAGATCCCACAATTATTACTTAAGAAACAAATGCAACATAGTTTGTGTGCCTGTTGTATGTCAGAGCCATTATGCTGTTATTCTTTTGGCAAGTTTGCCTTAAATGAGCAATGGATATGCAACACGCTTCTTACAATTAACCTAGCTCTacattcaaaattaattaatttagttgttTGTTTCAGCTCCATGGCACCACATTGAAAATCTGGACCTTTTCTTCCAGAGAATATCCTTCGTGCACTGAAATGTATTGCTGAATGAtggattaaatacattttgtacatgTTAAATCATTAGATTGATATCAGTCAACAAAAGTCTTATTTTCCTTAACATTCAATACGTCTATAATCTACACCAGAAGAATGGATTTACTTGTATGCTGCTGGGAGAAATATTTGAGCTTGTGTAAGTATTAATTAATTTCCTGTATCCTTCATTAAATATGGTTGTACAAATAGTGCTAGTGTCTAATAAATAGTGTCTGTAAACTGCATCAGTGGTCAAACTCCTTTAACCTAATGAACTAAATGCACTTTTTTCCCATCATTGTTCCAGGCAACTGGTGTTTGTGGTGGCATTCACGGTGTTCCTGGCTAACTGTGTGGACTATGACATCCTCTTTGCCAACAAGTTTGTTAATCACACTGATTCCTCAAAGGTTACGCTTCCTGATGCATTTCTTCCAGTGGATGTGTGCAGTGCTCggtatatttcatatattaaatgtCATTAATAATGTGACGTTAATGTTATTGCCTCTTACTATCAATATGATCCATCATAACACAAACTGTCTTTTGTTAACATGTGTTTTAGGATCCGTGACAATGTTTTTGCCATCTTCATCCTTATCATATCAGGGGTCTTTTGGCTCCACCGTCTCATCAAGTTTATTTACAACATCTGTTGTTACTGGGAGATCAGATCATTTTACAACAATGCCCTAAAAATGTCCATGGTGAGCTTTTCTGCTTACTCATTGTAGCACATTTATTAAAGCGTCAGCAGTGGAGGAAAGCATTCTCTGTTTTTCTTAGTTCTTAATGTGTTGTTGATGCCAGTAAGCCATTAAAACTTCTGAGCAAGGGTCCTGTAATTAAGGTATAGTATTCAACTGAGCCCTTTCTGTTTTTCAGACAGACCTTTCTTATTTCACCTGGCAGGAGGTTCAGGGAAGGATTATTGAGATCCAGAAGGAGCACCAGATTTGCATCCACAAAAAAGAACTGTCAGAGCTTGACATCTACCACCGCATCCTGCGTTTTAAAAACTACATGGTCGCGATGGTCAATAAGTCACTCCTACCGGTGCGTTTTCGTTTGCCTCTGCTGGGCGACTCTGTTTTTTACACTCGGGGTCTCAAGTATaactttgagttgattttcttctgGGGCCCTGGATCCCTTTTTGAAAACGAGTGGAGTCTGAAGCCGGAGTACAAACGTGGAGGGAACCGTTTGGAGCTAGCGGATCGTCTGAGCTCAAGGATCTTGTGGATTGGAATTGCCAACCTTCTCTTGTGTCCAGTTATCCTGATTTGGCAGATTCTTTATGCGTTCTTCAGCTACACTGAGGTGATCAAGCGGGAGCCGGGAAGTCTGGGTGCTCGATGTTGGTCCCTGTATGGCCGTTTTTACCTCCGACATTTTAATGAACTAGACCATGAGCTGATGTCACGCCTCAGCAAGGGCTACAAGGCCTCCTCGAAGTACATGAACTGCTTCATGTCACCATTACTGACGGTGGTGGCTAAGAACGTGGCGTTCTTTGCTGGCTCCATACTAGCCGTTTTGATTGCTTTGACCATTTATGATGAAGATGTATTGGCTGTCGAACACGTGCTCAGCAGTATTACATTACTTGGGATCTGCATCACAGTCTGCAGGTGTGACCAAGATAAAACTGATCACTTGAACTGAGTCTTTAGATATTTGCTGTCTACTGCTTAGATTTGACTTTGAACTATCTTGTGCTTGCTCTAGGTCTTTTATCCCAGACAAGCATATGGTGTTCTGCCCAGAACAGCTGCTTAAAGTGATCTTGGCACACATCCATTACATGCCTGATCATTGGCAGGGTAATGCCCACCGTTATGAGACCAGAGACGAGTTCTCACAGCTCTTTCAGTACAAGGCTGTAAGTTATGTAGCTTATCAAAAACTTATTTGTGGATCTAACaccaatatattattattattgtgaaggAAAACTAACGAAACATTTTCAATTGAAACTGGAATAAAAAAGAGAATTGGAAATCCAAAAATCTATTTTCGTTATTTCAAagttaaaaaacataaaactaaaagGATCACAAATTAGATCACAAATTGTGTAGTTTTTGACACACATCATACCATGCATTAAAGAACCAAGAAAGGATTTTGTTGATGATAATAATGACATATAATAATGACAATGTCATAGAAATAGTGCAAATATTTGCAGTTTCAGTGTtagcttttattaaaaatgtggtaaacttcttacatttttttcacaattgaAACATATATGTATGATCCTTTCACAATAcaatcaataacatgcatttctaAAACAGAGCTTTATGTTGATtgtcttttgatctctgttcctGTAGGTATTTATTCTTGAGGAGCTGTTGAGTCCTGTCGTCACTCCCTTCATTCTAATTTTTTGCTTGCGGCGTAAATCTCTAGAGATCATCGATTTTTTCCGAAACTTTACAGTGGACGTGGTCGGCGTGGGCGATACTTGCTCTTTTGCACAGATGGATGTCCGTCAACATGGTCATCCTGCGGTAAGAGCCCAAATTATTTTCTCTATTGCGCCTTTTTTATAGATGTATCTACCTAGTTCTCTCTTTATTTGTTGACAATGATGCCCTTTTGTGGTCTACTATAGTGGATGTCTGCTGGGAAAACAGAGGCCTCCATCTATCAGCAAGCAGAAGACGGGAAGACTGAACTGTCACTCATGCACTTCGCTATCACAAATCCACACTGGCAGCCCCCTCGGGAGAGCACGCATTTCATCAGCCTTCTGAAAGAGAAGGTGCACCGCGAGGCCGCCGCAGGACAGCAGGGAATCATAGCAGAGAATCCTGCATTTACCTCAACCCATTCACTACAGTCTGATTCAGAGGTATCCACATGACTGAGCTGCCTGCATCCTTCCAGATCATTACATATTCTAATGGCCAATAAgatcaataattataataagtttTAGACTGGCTCCTAACATATATGTATGAAAAGTGATCCAAAACCCACTTTTAAGATTAGATATAATATGATTACTAagttcttgttaaaaaaaaagatctgattTTGGGTGTTTTTTCATTTCAGCCTCGCAGTCTTATTGCAAATCTCCTGATGGGACCCCCTTCCCTGGCCTCGCTACATATGGGTCGAGAGGGCACTATCAATCCTGTGTCCATTGGAGTGAGTGAGGGGGCATCCGCTCTCCGATCGCTCTCTCCTGTGAGCACGAGTCTACACCTGCGGGGCAGCTACCCATCTGCCAGACTGCCACGACCTGACCATCCAGCTGTGGTGGCTGGCAGACCAATGACAGGCTCAAGGTAATGCATGAACACAAATTCATGtactgtattgttatttttttatttagatataaataatttgttatttcttttaacttcataaattttaataataattatgtaatttttcagctttattattttattgattttcacttgtgttaatgcattttaatagattttgtgctcgaaaaaatatatacatttgttatATTGAGTAGCTTTGGGCAATCTCAGTTTGATTAATCTTGGTTCatcaatattaaaacattaaaagcaaagtaaaaaaaatacacaaagtgTGTATAGTTGGTAGTGAATGAGACCCgttaacatttacatttgataGATTTCTTAATAAGAAGATAAATTCAAATAACTTGTTAGAATTTCTAAAAAGATAGATTTCTAAAAAATAGCAGTTTTAACAAAACTTACActgctgttcagaagtttggggtcagaaacattttctgtaaaattttatttacttttcttcAGGTTTAATTGAATCAAAATCCAAATGcagtttttaccaaaaaaaattgaaatcagataaataaattgcattaaaactattaaattgtaattcgttgtaaaaaatgtataattttctcaatatttcaatttttagtatttctttatattaaataaatgcagcctcattgagacctctttcaaaaaacTATAGAAATCATACCAACTCCAAACCTTTGAACTAATATATGTGTCTTTGCATCTTTACAGCTAGACTGATTTTAAATGGTCCCTGCCAAACTATTTCATATCATTAATTTGTTCTATTTTCTCCTCATCCAGCACTGATGCCCGTACCATCAGCTCTGGCAGTAGTGCCTGGGAAGGTCAGCTGACCAGTATGGTCCTATCAGAATACGCCTCCACAGAGATGAGCATTCATGCCCTCTACATGCATGAGGTAAAGCAGCACATGAACTGCTGTTGATATAAGCAAAGCTTTAATACACAATTATGGAATCAGTGAATGTACATGTATGGGAGTGATTCAAGAATGTGTGAGACTGCCGTGATCATTATACTTCCCACAAATGCTGGGCATGTTGGCTGCTTTTCCTTCATTATCTGGTCCAAATCAGCCTGTCAACCAGTGATGAGTTGAAAGAGGTCAGTCTCTAGTCTGCACCTGAATATTAGTAACTATATCTATTGTGTGATTAGATGCACAAGCAGCAGTCGCGAGGTGAGGTGTCTCGACACACCTGGCACAGACAGGAGAGTGACGAGAGCAGTGAGAGTGTCAATGAGGACATAGAAGCCGCCCGCACCTTCCCCCGTTCCAGCACTTTCCCAACCACCTCACACCAGGCGGGGGCAGCACAGCAGAGCGGCAGCCAGCGGCGCTGGGGCGGAACCTCAGGTACTACCTTAAACCACTGCTTTTAGTAATATCTAAGAATAAAAATGCCACAACATAGACTTTACATGGGCGGCAAACTGTCTCCTGCAGATCCTGTTTCTGGAAGCTTTCGAGCTCAGAGAACGCCTCGTATGCCTATGGGTGGCTGGTCTGAGGAGAACCAAATGAGCAGACATCACGACCCAGTGCCCGAGGAGGGGTCTGAGGACGAGCTACCACCACACATCCATAAGGTATAACGGGAAAGGGATAAATCTGAAGCTACACTGATAAATGCTGGATTCCTAATATTCATTTCTGTGTtctcgtctttttttttcttcaggtgaCTTAACAGGTGTATCGTAGATGAAGGACTCGAGAGACTTACAGCATCCATTTAACTCTGgacactgatgaaaaaaaaagaaatcatatttatttactcTTGGACAAAACTCAAGTCTGAGCTTAATTACTGTATGTCACAGAGTGACATCATATCAAATTTCAAGATGCGTTGTAATGGTTTGAGCTTCTGTGGGAATGAGACAATGAACAACATTATCAAAATACTCAATTATTCATAGTTCTCACAGATTGATCCATTTGAGAGAAgttctgtaaaatatttcattgtGAATGAGAAAGTCTAAACGGTCAAATATGATTGCGTTCAGCTAACCTTGACATTTCGTTCTCGTCAAAAAGTAAAGGTtgttgttgatgtaggaaatatGTGCTTAGAATTTTTGAACTTCTTTGAATAATTTTGATAGGAGgaagaaatatttataatatgcaaTGTGCCATTATGAATTTTAAGCTTTGCAAACTTAGATTTCATTGTCAATCCCATATTTCTGTGAGAGGGGAAAACCACTGACCATCATTCATGTCTGGCACTGTAAAAATTATGCATGCTCTttcttagtttttattatttgcacAATATCAAGTGAGTATGCACTTTATAATTTTTTCAGATCCAAAGGATGACTCAAAGGTTTTGGAGAAATCagacttgtttttattaacatgcagTTTTAAAGGAAGgtgtatatttatttctataggATAAAACCccaggatttttttgtttatttatcgtGTTTCAGGTGAATAAAATGTGAGAATGATGGAGTTGTGTATAGCATTATGTGTTACAGATATCTCAGGACTGGCTTGTTTTTGGCACTGAAGTTGCCCAGAAAGTGCATGACACATCCTCAAACCCAGAACTGCTAAAGGGAATAAACCAACCTTTGGGTAGTTTGTGTGACTCTAAAGATTTTGAATTTCATTCATAGaacattaa from Carassius auratus strain Wakin chromosome 6, ASM336829v1, whole genome shotgun sequence includes:
- the LOC113092841 gene encoding autophagy-related protein 9A-like isoform X2: MAHFDTEYQRLEASYSDSPPGEENLLVHVPEGSKSPWHHIENLDLFFQRVYNLHQKNGFTCMLLGEIFELVQLVFVVAFTVFLANCVDYDILFANKFVNHTDSSKVTLPDAFLPVDVCSARIRDNVFAIFILIISGVFWLHRLIKFIYNICCYWEIRSFYNNALKMSMTDLSYFTWQEVQGRIIEIQKEHQICIHKKELSELDIYHRILRFKNYMVAMVNKSLLPVRFRLPLLGDSVFYTRGLKYNFELIFFWGPGSLFENEWSLKPEYKRGGNRLELADRLSSRILWIGIANLLLCPVILIWQILYAFFSYTEVIKREPGSLGARCWSLYGRFYLRHFNELDHELMSRLSKGYKASSKYMNCFMSPLLTVVAKNVAFFAGSILAVLIALTIYDEDVLAVEHVLSSITLLGICITVCRSFIPDKHMVFCPEQLLKVILAHIHYMPDHWQGNAHRYETRDEFSQLFQYKAVFILEELLSPVVTPFILIFCLRRKSLEIIDFFRNFTVDVVGVGDTCSFAQMDVRQHGHPAWMSAGKTEASIYQQAEDGKTELSLMHFAITNPHWQPPRESTHFISLLKEKVHREAAAGQQGIIAENPAFTSTHSLQSDSEPRSLIANLLMGPPSLASLHMGREGTINPVSIGVSEGASALRSLSPVSTSLHLRGSYPSARLPRPDHPAVVAGRPMTGSSTDARTISSGSSAWEGQLTSMVLSEYASTEMSIHALYMHEMHKQQSRGEVSRHTWHRQESDESSESVNEDIEAARTFPRSSTFPTTSHQAGAAQQSGSQRRWGGTSDPVSGSFRAQRTPRMPMGGWSEENQMSRHHDPVPEEGSEDELPPHIHKV
- the LOC113092841 gene encoding autophagy-related protein 9A-like isoform X1, whose amino-acid sequence is MAHFDTEYQRLEASYSDSPPGEENLLVHVPEGSKSPWHHIENLDLFFQRVYNLHQKNGFTCMLLGEIFELVQLVFVVAFTVFLANCVDYDILFANKFVNHTDSSKVTLPDAFLPVDVCSARIRDNVFAIFILIISGVFWLHRLIKFIYNICCYWEIRSFYNNALKMSMTDLSYFTWQEVQGRIIEIQKEHQICIHKKELSELDIYHRILRFKNYMVAMVNKSLLPVRFRLPLLGDSVFYTRGLKYNFELIFFWGPGSLFENEWSLKPEYKRGGNRLELADRLSSRILWIGIANLLLCPVILIWQILYAFFSYTEVIKREPGSLGARCWSLYGRFYLRHFNELDHELMSRLSKGYKASSKYMNCFMSPLLTVVAKNVAFFAGSILAVLIALTIYDEDVLAVEHVLSSITLLGICITVCRSFIPDKHMVFCPEQLLKVILAHIHYMPDHWQGNAHRYETRDEFSQLFQYKAVFILEELLSPVVTPFILIFCLRRKSLEIIDFFRNFTVDVVGVGDTCSFAQMDVRQHGHPAWMSAGKTEASIYQQAEDGKTELSLMHFAITNPHWQPPRESTHFISLLKEKVHREAAAGQQGIIAENPAFTSTHSLQSDSEPRSLIANLLMGPPSLASLHMGREGTINPVSIGVSEGASALRSLSPVSTSLHLRGSYPSARLPRPDHPAVVAGRPMTGSSTDARTISSGSSAWEGQLTSMVLSEYASTEMSIHALYMHEMHKQQSRGEVSRHTWHRQESDESSESVNEDIEAARTFPRSSTFPTTSHQAGAAQQSGSQRRWGGTSDPVSGSFRAQRTPRMPMGGWSEENQMSRHHDPVPEEGSEDELPPHIHKVT